One genomic region from Caloenas nicobarica isolate bCalNic1 chromosome 22, bCalNic1.hap1, whole genome shotgun sequence encodes:
- the RAP1GAP gene encoding rap1 GTPase-activating protein 1, with protein MAQQRHAVPPPLKTEEDYIPYPSVHEVLGREGPFPLILLPQFGGYWIEGTNHQLSGTPESPQTPAPSSRAKLEGNHTAKIYRKHFLGKEHFNYYSLDPALGHLVFSLKYDEQEQLHLLLRTRARTLHDVVPISCLAEFPNVVQMAKLVCEDINVDRFYPVLYPKASRLILAFDEHVLSNHFKFGVIYQKLGQTSEEELFGTTEESPAFAEFLDVLGQRVQLRDFKGFRGGLDVTHGQTGSESVYCHFRDKEIMFHVSTKLPYTEGDAQQLQRKRHIGNDIVAVVFQDENTPFVPDMIASNFLHAFVVVQLEQGSTQGTLYKVSVTARDDVPFFGPPLPDPAVFRKGPEFQEFLLTKLINAEYACYKAEKFAKLEERTRAALLETLHEELQARSQAMLGLGPDDERPDNGAAAPGFFESFKRALRGRSPSLEAVALGLRRAPPTRPPNAAAGPPDGGSSLLVPGSRRGRRGSAIGLGSVEEALLVPGKSPSRRRPGPLGSRRSSAIGIESIQEAPAGRDGPAATPEGTCSAHSSPESRRHPDRAEKPEPPNFSRSSSSASSFGSAEEPGEPGRESRSPSGSHRDAFANTPWPDDPPGPLPGHRPPDPPEIKIQLDRPPQNPGS; from the exons atggCCCAGCAGCGCCACGCCGTTCCCCCACCGCTCAAG ACAGAGGAGGACTACATCCCCTACCCCAGCGTGCACGAG GTGCTGGGCCGGGAGGGGCCGTTCCCCCTCATCCTCCTGCCGCAGTTTGGGGGTTACTGGATCGAGGGCACCAACCACCAGCTGAGCGGGACCCCCGagtccccccaaaccccggcACCCAGCAGCCGGGCAAAGCTCGAGGGCAACCACACAGCCAAGATCTACCGCAAGCACTTCTTGGGCAAG GAGCACTTCAACTACTACTCGCTGGACCCGGCGCTGGGTCACCTCGTGTTCTCCCTCAAGTATGacgagcaggagcagctccacCTGCTGCTGCG CACCCGCGCCCGCACCCTGCACGACGTGGTGCCCATCTCCTGCCTGGCCGAGTTCCCCAACGTGGTGCAGATGGCCAAG CTGGTGTGCGAGGACATCAACGTGGATCGCTTCTACCCCGTGCTCTACCCCAAG GCGTCCCGCCTCATCCTCGCCTTCGATGAGCACGTGCTCAGCAACCACTTCAAATTTGGGGTCATCTACCAAAAACTGGGGCAG ACCTCCGAGGAGGAGCTTTTTGGCACCACGGAGGAGAGCCCGGCGTTCGCCGAATTCCTCGACGTTCTGGGCCAGCGGGTGCAGCTGCGGGACTTCAAGGG GTTTCGGGGGGGGCTGGACGTGACCCACGGGCAGACGGGCAGTGAGTCGGTTTATTGTCACTTCCGCGACAAGGAGATCATGTTCCACGTCTCCACCAAGCTGCCCTACACCGAGGGGGACGCCCAGCAG ctgCAGCGGAAGCGTCACATCGGCAACGACATCGTGGCCGTGGTGTTCCAGGACGAGAACACCCCCTTCGTCCCCGACATGATCGCCTCCAACTTCCTGCACGCCTTCGTGGtggtgcagctggagcagggcagCACCCAAGGGACCCTCTACAAG GTCTCCGTCACCGCCCGTGACGACGTGCCCTTCTTCGGCCCGCCGCTGCCCGACCCTGCCGTCTTCAGGAAG GGCCCCGAGTTCCAGGAGTTCCTGCTGACCAAGCTCATCAACGCCGAGTACGCCTGCTACAAGGCTGAGAAGTTCGCCAAGCTGGAG GAGCGGACGAGGGCGGCGCTGCTGGAGACGCTGCACGAGGAGCTGCAGGCCCGCAGCCAGGCCATGCTGGGGCTGGGCCCCGACGACGAGCGCCCCGACaacggcgccgccgccccgggctTCTTCGAGTCCTTCAAG cgggcgctgcggggccgcAGCCCCTCCCTGGAGGCCGTGGCGCTGGGGCTCCGCCGGGCTCCCCCGACGCGCCCCCCAAACGCCGCCGCCGGACCCCCCGACGGTGGGAGt TCGCTGCTAGTGCCCGGGAGCCGGCGGGGACGCCGCGGCAGCGCCATCGGGCTGGGCTCGGTGGAAGAG GCGCTGCTGGTGCCCGGGAAGAGCCCGtcgcggcggcggcccggcccgctcgGCTCCCGCCGCTCCAGCGCCATCGGGATCGAGAGCATCCAGGAGGCGCCGGCCGGCAG GGACGGCCCCGCCGCCACCCCCGAGGGCACCTGCTCCGCACACAGCTCCCCAGAGAGCCGCCGGCACCCCGACAG GGCCGAGAAGCCAGAGCCACCGAATTTCTCCCGCTCGTCCTCCAGCGCCAGCAGCTTCGGCAGCGCCGAGGAGCCGGGGGAGCCGGGACGG gagaGCCGCTCGCCCTCGGGGAGCCACCGCGACGCCTTCGCCAACACCCCCTGGCCGGATGACCCCCCCGGTCCCCTCCCAG gccaccgccccccggacccccccgaGATCAAAATCCAGCTGGATCGGCCCCCCCAGAACCCG GGGTCATAG